From the genome of Gemmatimonas phototrophica, one region includes:
- a CDS encoding gluconate 2-dehydrogenase subunit 3 family protein produces MSDEQHEAAPEAAPEGVKRRDALKAMAAAASLPILGSIAAPEADAQAKPAAPTAPPVQLRRGGPRGDAWDPDLINPKKDWPRKLTAAEMTTLAALADVIIPADGKSPSASAVGAHLYINEHVSAPGEGNARDLVRVRGGVSWLNLESQRRFSKGFVGLTMAQKTAICDDICYVPKAKIEFKAGARFFSLVRNLTATAFYTTDQGMKDVGYVGNMALPKWDPPPPAVLKALGLD; encoded by the coding sequence ATGTCTGACGAACAGCACGAAGCCGCGCCTGAAGCAGCGCCCGAAGGGGTGAAGCGGCGCGATGCCCTCAAGGCCATGGCCGCGGCGGCCAGCTTACCCATTCTGGGCAGCATTGCCGCACCGGAGGCCGACGCCCAGGCGAAACCGGCGGCACCCACCGCCCCTCCGGTACAGTTGCGCCGCGGCGGACCGCGTGGCGACGCGTGGGATCCCGATCTCATCAATCCCAAGAAAGACTGGCCGCGCAAACTCACCGCCGCCGAGATGACCACGCTGGCCGCACTGGCCGATGTGATTATCCCGGCGGACGGCAAGTCGCCAAGTGCGTCGGCAGTGGGCGCGCACCTGTACATCAACGAGCATGTGAGCGCCCCCGGTGAAGGGAACGCCCGTGATCTCGTGCGCGTGCGCGGCGGAGTGAGCTGGCTCAATCTCGAAAGCCAGCGCCGCTTCAGCAAAGGCTTTGTTGGTCTCACCATGGCGCAGAAGACCGCCATCTGCGACGACATCTGCTACGTGCCCAAGGCCAAGATAGAATTCAAGGCGGGGGCGCGCTTCTTCTCGCTGGTGCGCAATCTCACCGCCACCGCTTTCTACACCACCGATCAGGGGATGAAAGACGTGGGGTACGTGGGCAACATGGCGCTGCCCAAGTGGGACCCGCCACCACCAGCGGTCCTCAAGGCGCTCGGTCTCGACTAG
- a CDS encoding serine/threonine protein kinase, protein MSTFDDLQYALGGTYRLDRELGGGGMSRVFLADDLALSRQVVLKVLPVELAAVVNVERFNRETLLLARLQHPHIVPVLTVGSLHGLPWFSMPYIEGESLRARIDRDRELPIGDVVSVMRDVAKALAYAHERGVIHRDIKPDNILLTGDAATVADFGIAKAINAARADVPGEALTQMGMAIGTPGYMSPEQVTGSDSVDHRTDIYALGCVAYEMLCGSAPFADKPVQQQLTAHLTVNAVPIAERRADVPPALAALVMQCLEKDVATRPQEARDIVAALEQAGVRSGERTGETVADQGFWHTLTPRRVAALGVAGLLLVVAGYVGLGKLGIGPAGSLQARGTLAPNERLVITDFTVRGADSLLGRVASDAVRAGLVQSGAITLLTPSEIAEALGRMERPRESRLSLELVRDLASREGVRAIVDGELTAVGASYILAVRLVTADSGRELASFRATAASPDSLIQMADDLSRKLRSRIGESLRLVNASPPLERVTTSSLEALRKYSAAVQAADVEGNRVRAAQLFREAVAIDTLFAEGWRRLGLLLSNMTAPPGAADSALSKAYLLRDRLREIDAERVTATYFAAGSRADRRKSIPAFERVLALGDSSVLGNLAAQYESRQEFGRAEVLRRLVVARDSGILRLSALRANLSLQGKWTSVDSIEAIVRRRFPDDELNGAWARTRAYRTGDLELQRRLLDDAVAKGYSRDPVQSANQQMLDALEEGRLRDADRFRDASLATYRAQGVPIDAFTGAFISLESAIDAGVVPPEVLRRFEDAVRASSPKEQLAVSISAARAYAKLRMVAEAKAALAQFDRLFTDSTQLASYVDGRNDILMELAIAEGRWADAAAMVRRASQKPDGPASSCMSCLPLELVRVFATVGLADSALVQYDAYRRTAVGSRPRIGPDLYIPIRSTLALARIYDARGDRKNAVQLYRDYVARYERADAELQPFVREARARMLALTSGEPGVR, encoded by the coding sequence ATGAGCACCTTCGACGACCTCCAATACGCGCTCGGCGGCACCTACCGGCTCGACCGTGAGCTTGGCGGCGGGGGGATGTCGCGCGTGTTTTTGGCCGACGACCTCGCGCTCAGCCGTCAGGTCGTGTTGAAGGTGCTCCCCGTGGAGTTGGCGGCGGTGGTCAATGTCGAGCGCTTCAACCGCGAAACGCTGTTGCTGGCGCGGCTGCAGCATCCGCACATCGTGCCGGTGCTCACCGTGGGATCGCTGCACGGGTTGCCGTGGTTCAGCATGCCCTACATCGAAGGGGAGTCGCTGCGCGCGCGCATTGATCGCGATCGCGAGTTGCCCATAGGCGATGTGGTGAGTGTCATGCGGGATGTGGCCAAAGCATTGGCCTATGCCCACGAGCGCGGTGTCATTCATCGCGACATCAAGCCCGACAACATTCTGCTCACCGGTGACGCCGCTACCGTTGCGGATTTCGGCATTGCCAAGGCCATCAACGCGGCGCGGGCGGACGTGCCCGGTGAGGCTCTCACCCAAATGGGGATGGCCATCGGCACGCCGGGGTATATGTCACCGGAGCAGGTGACAGGCAGCGACAGTGTGGACCATCGCACCGACATTTACGCGCTGGGGTGCGTTGCATACGAGATGCTGTGCGGCAGTGCGCCGTTTGCCGACAAGCCGGTCCAACAGCAACTCACGGCACACCTCACGGTGAACGCCGTCCCCATTGCCGAGCGTCGGGCGGATGTACCGCCGGCGTTGGCGGCGCTCGTGATGCAGTGTCTCGAGAAGGACGTGGCGACGCGCCCGCAGGAGGCCCGCGACATCGTGGCGGCCCTTGAGCAGGCCGGCGTGCGCAGTGGAGAACGGACCGGCGAGACGGTGGCCGATCAAGGGTTCTGGCATACGCTCACACCGCGGCGCGTCGCGGCGTTGGGTGTTGCGGGGCTGCTGCTGGTGGTTGCCGGGTACGTTGGATTGGGCAAGCTGGGCATTGGGCCGGCGGGGTCGCTGCAGGCCCGCGGTACGCTGGCGCCCAACGAACGTTTGGTGATCACCGACTTCACCGTGCGCGGTGCCGACAGCTTGCTGGGGCGTGTGGCGTCTGACGCCGTGCGCGCTGGCCTGGTGCAGTCTGGCGCAATTACGCTGCTGACGCCCAGCGAGATCGCGGAGGCGCTGGGGCGTATGGAACGACCGCGCGAGAGCCGCCTCTCGTTGGAGCTTGTGCGCGACCTCGCCAGCCGAGAAGGGGTGCGCGCCATTGTCGATGGCGAGCTCACGGCGGTGGGCGCGTCGTACATATTGGCGGTGCGTTTGGTGACCGCCGATTCGGGCCGTGAACTGGCGTCGTTCCGGGCCACCGCCGCCAGTCCGGACAGTCTGATCCAGATGGCCGACGATCTGTCCCGAAAGCTGCGGTCACGCATTGGGGAGTCGCTGCGGTTGGTCAATGCGTCGCCGCCACTCGAGCGAGTCACCACCAGTTCACTTGAGGCGCTGCGCAAATATTCAGCCGCCGTACAGGCCGCCGATGTGGAAGGCAACAGGGTCCGCGCGGCGCAACTGTTTCGCGAGGCCGTGGCCATTGATACGCTCTTTGCGGAAGGATGGCGAAGGCTTGGACTGTTGCTGAGCAACATGACGGCTCCGCCTGGTGCTGCCGATTCGGCGTTGAGTAAAGCCTATCTGCTGCGGGACCGTCTGCGGGAAATCGATGCCGAGCGCGTCACGGCCACATACTTCGCGGCGGGTTCGCGGGCGGACCGTCGCAAATCCATTCCCGCCTTCGAACGTGTGCTGGCACTTGGTGACAGCAGCGTGCTGGGGAATCTTGCCGCGCAGTACGAAAGCCGGCAGGAGTTCGGGCGCGCTGAAGTGTTGCGTCGGCTCGTGGTGGCCCGTGATTCCGGCATTCTGCGGTTGAGTGCCTTGCGCGCCAACCTCTCGCTCCAAGGCAAATGGACGTCGGTCGACTCCATTGAAGCGATCGTCCGCCGTCGCTTTCCTGACGACGAACTGAATGGCGCGTGGGCTCGCACCCGCGCCTATAGAACGGGCGACCTCGAGTTACAGCGGCGACTCTTGGACGATGCCGTAGCCAAGGGGTATTCGCGCGACCCGGTGCAGAGCGCCAACCAGCAGATGCTCGATGCGCTGGAGGAGGGTCGCTTGCGCGACGCCGATCGTTTTCGTGACGCGTCCTTGGCGACCTACCGGGCCCAGGGTGTTCCCATTGATGCGTTTACCGGAGCGTTCATCTCGCTGGAGAGTGCCATCGACGCGGGCGTGGTCCCGCCTGAGGTACTGCGCCGGTTTGAAGATGCGGTACGCGCCTCTTCACCCAAAGAGCAATTGGCCGTAAGCATATCGGCGGCTCGTGCCTACGCGAAACTCAGGATGGTCGCAGAAGCAAAGGCCGCGCTGGCGCAGTTCGATCGACTCTTCACTGATTCCACGCAACTGGCGAGCTATGTCGACGGACGAAACGACATCCTGATGGAATTGGCGATCGCCGAAGGGCGATGGGCCGATGCCGCGGCCATGGTGCGCCGGGCGAGCCAGAAGCCAGATGGGCCGGCCTCCAGTTGTATGTCCTGTCTACCTCTGGAGTTGGTGCGCGTGTTTGCCACAGTGGGCCTCGCCGATTCGGCGCTGGTGCAGTATGACGCCTATCGACGTACGGCCGTTGGCTCCCGCCCGCGTATCGGGCCGGATCTCTACATTCCCATTAGGTCCACGCTGGCGCTGGCTCGCATCTACGACGCGCGCGGCGATCGCAAGAATGCGGTGCAACTGTACCGCGACTACGTCGCCCGTTATGAACGCGCCGACGCCGAGCTGCAGCCGTTCGTGCGCGAAGCCCGGGCGCGAATGCTGGCGCTGACGTCAGGTGAGCCCGGAGTACGCTAG
- a CDS encoding (2Fe-2S)-binding protein yields the protein MSTAPITLTVNGSPRRFDGDPSMPLLWYLRDELALTGTKYGCGISQCGACTVHVNGAPVRACQRRMQTLAGASVTTIEGLHPDDAHPLQDAWRSIDVPQCGFCQSGQIMQAATLLARNANPTDADIDTAMNGHICRCGTYPRIRAAIKAAAERAR from the coding sequence ATGTCCACCGCCCCCATAACGCTCACCGTCAACGGTTCGCCACGTCGTTTTGACGGCGATCCGTCCATGCCCTTGCTCTGGTACCTGCGCGACGAGTTAGCGCTGACGGGGACCAAATATGGGTGTGGTATCTCCCAATGCGGCGCCTGCACCGTGCATGTGAATGGCGCACCGGTTCGTGCCTGCCAGCGTCGCATGCAGACGCTGGCTGGCGCGTCCGTCACCACCATTGAGGGGTTGCATCCTGACGACGCGCATCCGCTGCAAGACGCGTGGCGCAGCATAGACGTGCCCCAATGCGGCTTCTGCCAGTCGGGGCAAATCATGCAGGCGGCCACGCTGCTGGCGCGAAACGCCAATCCCACCGACGCCGATATTGATACCGCGATGAACGGACACATCTGTCGGTGCGGCACGTATCCCCGCATTCGCGCCGCCATCAAGGCCGCGGCGGAGCGGGCTCGATGA